A single region of the Nocardioides ochotonae genome encodes:
- a CDS encoding response regulator transcription factor — MAPRVLVVEDEEDIAYPLVRTLEREGYVVEWVDTGLRALEILASDPSDVLLLDLGLPDLDGLEVCRKSREAGYLGAILILTARASEMDRVVGLDYGADDYLAKPFALAELHARIRALLRRTAGTGFGTEDSGQGALRVDVAARRVYAGTEEVALTGKEFDVLSILAANRDKVVSRGRLMADVWDENWYGSTKTLDVTIGRLRQKLESVGVTDKVVAVRGVGFRLEGARPPL, encoded by the coding sequence ATGGCCCCGCGCGTTCTCGTCGTCGAAGACGAAGAGGACATCGCCTATCCGCTCGTCCGCACGCTCGAGCGTGAGGGGTACGTCGTGGAGTGGGTCGACACCGGTCTCCGGGCGCTGGAGATCCTGGCCTCCGATCCCTCCGACGTGCTGCTGCTCGACCTCGGCCTGCCCGACCTCGACGGGCTCGAGGTCTGCCGCAAGTCCCGCGAGGCGGGGTACCTCGGGGCGATCCTGATCCTCACCGCCCGGGCCAGCGAGATGGACCGCGTGGTCGGGCTCGACTACGGCGCCGACGACTACCTCGCCAAGCCGTTCGCCCTGGCCGAGCTGCACGCCCGCATCCGGGCGCTGCTGCGCCGTACCGCCGGCACCGGCTTCGGGACCGAGGACAGCGGGCAGGGCGCGCTGCGCGTGGACGTCGCGGCCCGGCGGGTCTACGCCGGCACCGAGGAGGTGGCGCTGACCGGCAAGGAGTTCGACGTCTTGTCGATCCTGGCCGCCAACCGCGACAAGGTGGTCTCCCGCGGCCGGCTGATGGCCGACGTGTGGGACGAGAACTGGTACGGCTCGACCAAGACCCTCGACGTCACGATCGGCCGGCTGCGCCAGAAGCTCGAGAGCGTCGGCGTCACCGACAAGGTGGTCGCGGTCCGCGGCGTCGGCTTCCGCCTCGAGGGCGCGCGCCCGCCGCTCTGA
- the ligD gene encoding non-homologous end-joining DNA ligase, with product MSPARDRQEVRVEVDGRTLTISSLDKVLYPRTGTTKGEVLHYYAQIAPVLLPHLADRAVTRIRWPHGVQDGSFFEKNTPPGTPSWVRTVKVPTTGSRGSSRHGDTLVFPVAGDLATLTWLVNLAALELHVHQWRVGRNGRPRNADRLVIDLDPGEPAGLHECCQVALLVREHLEDRGLEGRPVTSGSKGLHLYADLPRRLPSEDATALAKEIAEELQRAHPDRVTATMTKSRRGGKVFLDWSQNAGSKTTISPYSLRGKERPTVATPVTWEEVEAGAEDPEGLGQFLFGEVLERVAEHGDLFG from the coding sequence GTGAGCCCCGCACGCGACCGGCAGGAGGTGCGCGTCGAGGTCGACGGGCGCACGCTGACCATCAGCAGCCTCGACAAGGTGCTCTACCCGCGCACCGGCACCACCAAGGGGGAGGTGCTGCACTACTACGCCCAGATCGCGCCGGTGCTCTTGCCGCACCTCGCCGACCGCGCGGTCACCCGGATCCGGTGGCCGCACGGCGTGCAGGACGGCAGCTTCTTCGAGAAGAACACCCCGCCCGGCACCCCGTCGTGGGTGCGCACCGTCAAGGTGCCGACCACCGGCTCGCGCGGCAGCTCGCGACACGGCGACACGCTCGTCTTCCCGGTCGCGGGCGACCTGGCCACGCTCACCTGGCTGGTCAACCTGGCCGCGCTGGAGCTGCACGTGCACCAGTGGAGGGTCGGGCGCAACGGGCGCCCGCGCAACGCCGACCGCCTCGTCATCGACCTCGACCCCGGCGAGCCGGCCGGGCTGCACGAGTGCTGCCAGGTCGCGCTGCTGGTGCGCGAGCACCTCGAGGACCGGGGGCTGGAGGGTCGGCCGGTCACCAGCGGCAGCAAGGGCCTGCACCTGTACGCCGACCTGCCGCGCCGGCTGCCCTCGGAGGACGCCACCGCGCTGGCCAAGGAGATCGCCGAGGAGCTCCAGCGCGCCCACCCCGACCGGGTGACCGCGACGATGACCAAGTCGCGCCGTGGCGGCAAGGTGTTCCTCGACTGGTCGCAGAACGCCGGCTCCAAGACCACCATCTCGCCGTACTCGCTGCGCGGGAAGGAGCGGCCGACGGTGGCGACGCCGGTGACCTGGGAGGAGGTCGAGGCCGGCGCCGAGGACCCCGAGGGCCTGGGCCAGTTCCTGTTCGGCGAGGTGCTCGAGCGGGTCGCGGAGCACGGCGACCTGTTCGGCTGA
- the ku gene encoding non-homologous end joining protein Ku gives MRAIWKGAVSFGLVSVPVKLYAATESHDVSFRQVHAKDGGRIRYQRTCSIDGEEVPYADIAKGYETEDGEMVVLDDADLAELPSTSSREISVEKFVPSEQIDPMLFEKSYYLEPEKSGAKPYALLRQALLEADRMAVVTVALRQRTSVAVLRVRADVIVLQTMMWPDEVRTPDFNVNGGEAKPAEVKMATMLVETLAGDFDPADYEDDYAEAVEALVKAKVEGGEVRRTPTSTKSSGEVVDLLAALQRSVDAAKKGRGEEAEDEAGDEDAGEPEKKTTRKAPAKKTAATKKSPAKKAAKPAAKTASKTAAKKTTKKATRKAS, from the coding sequence ATGCGAGCGATCTGGAAGGGCGCGGTCTCCTTCGGCCTGGTCAGCGTGCCGGTGAAGTTGTACGCCGCCACGGAGTCCCACGACGTGTCGTTCCGGCAGGTCCATGCCAAGGACGGCGGGCGGATCCGCTACCAGCGGACCTGCTCCATCGACGGCGAGGAGGTGCCCTACGCCGACATCGCCAAGGGCTACGAGACCGAGGACGGCGAGATGGTCGTCCTCGACGACGCCGATCTCGCCGAGCTGCCCTCGACCTCCTCGCGGGAGATCTCGGTGGAGAAGTTCGTGCCGAGCGAGCAGATCGATCCGATGCTGTTCGAGAAGTCCTACTACCTGGAGCCGGAGAAGTCGGGGGCGAAGCCGTACGCCCTGCTGCGCCAGGCCCTGCTCGAGGCCGACCGGATGGCGGTGGTGACCGTCGCGCTGCGCCAGCGCACGTCCGTGGCGGTGCTGCGGGTGCGCGCCGACGTGATCGTCCTGCAGACGATGATGTGGCCCGACGAGGTCCGCACCCCCGACTTCAACGTCAACGGCGGCGAGGCCAAGCCCGCCGAGGTCAAGATGGCCACGATGCTCGTCGAGACGCTGGCCGGCGACTTCGACCCCGCCGACTACGAGGACGACTACGCCGAGGCGGTCGAGGCCCTGGTCAAGGCGAAGGTCGAGGGCGGCGAGGTGCGGCGCACGCCCACCTCGACCAAGTCCTCCGGCGAGGTGGTCGACCTGCTGGCCGCCCTGCAGCGCTCGGTCGACGCCGCGAAGAAGGGCCGCGGCGAAGAGGCTGAGGACGAGGCGGGCGACGAGGACGCTGGGGAGCCGGAGAAGAAGACGACGCGCAAGGCCCCCGCCAAGAAGACCGCCGCGACGAAGAAGAGCCCCGCGAAGAAGGCGGCGAAGCCCGCTGCCAAGACGGCGAGCAAGACGGCCGCCAAGAAGACGACGAAGAAGGCCACCCGCAAGGCCAGCTGA
- a CDS encoding bile acid:sodium symporter family protein, translated as MNPTLTVLATDVDNIRIAFEEGSLTTLKIVIGAILFGIALDTRLSDFAAAVRRPVVIAIGVVAQFLLLPALTFALTLLLDVRGSVALGMILVACCPPGNVSNILTHRAGGDVALSVSMTAIGNVLAIFLMPINMAFWGSLHPTGDALLRDIDLSALDMLTEISFVIGVPFVAGITIARLWPRVAAVGHRIIGPLSFLALGGVILIGVTNNWGIFVDYIGIVLLAVFLHDALALLLGYGIARATRLPLPSTQAMTFEVGIRNAGLGLLLVFTYFDGLGGMALVAAWWGIWDIIAGLAVAQWWRTRSTRRTSELEAA; from the coding sequence ATGAACCCGACCCTCACGGTGCTGGCCACCGACGTGGACAACATCCGGATCGCCTTCGAGGAGGGGTCGCTGACGACGCTGAAGATCGTGATCGGCGCGATCCTCTTCGGCATCGCCCTGGACACCCGGCTCTCCGACTTCGCGGCCGCCGTACGCCGGCCCGTGGTGATCGCGATCGGCGTGGTCGCGCAGTTCCTGCTGCTGCCGGCCCTCACCTTCGCGCTCACGCTGCTGCTCGACGTGCGCGGCTCGGTGGCGCTCGGCATGATCCTGGTCGCCTGCTGCCCGCCCGGCAACGTCTCCAACATCCTCACCCACCGCGCCGGCGGCGACGTCGCGCTGTCGGTGTCGATGACCGCGATCGGCAACGTGCTGGCGATCTTCCTGATGCCGATCAACATGGCGTTCTGGGGCTCGCTGCACCCCACCGGCGACGCGCTGCTGCGCGACATCGACCTCTCCGCGCTCGACATGCTCACCGAGATCTCGTTCGTGATCGGCGTCCCGTTCGTCGCCGGCATCACCATCGCCCGGCTCTGGCCGCGCGTCGCCGCGGTGGGGCACCGGATCATCGGGCCGCTGTCGTTCCTCGCCCTCGGCGGCGTGATCCTCATCGGGGTCACCAACAACTGGGGCATCTTCGTGGACTACATCGGCATCGTGCTGCTCGCGGTGTTCCTCCACGACGCGCTCGCGCTGCTGCTGGGCTACGGCATCGCCCGGGCCACCCGGCTGCCACTGCCCAGCACCCAGGCGATGACCTTCGAGGTCGGCATCCGCAACGCCGGGCTCGGGCTGCTGCTGGTGTTCACCTACTTCGACGGCCTCGGCGGGATGGCGCTGGTCGCCGCCTGGTGGGGCATCTGGGACATCATCGCCGGGCTCGCCGTCGCCCAGTGGTGGCGCACCCGCAGCACCCGTCGTACGAGCGAGCTGGAGGCCGCATGA
- a CDS encoding GAP family protein — protein MLSVLALVIPLAFAGAISPVMLTEQTVLLAGRNGRRVAASYALGVATTLLVLLSLLVLFGRSIALPKEPSLSASLDIVLGTLLVLIAAVLRYRRPRSPKPEKSRERGGLSPSRALGFGVFSMATNFTTLAVMVPIAKEIAASHLDVLARLIVLAVVVVVAAVPAWLPLAMTLVAPGPTRRGLQALGDFIDTRGRLVTVLLLAAVGLFLVVRGIVRMVGL, from the coding sequence ATGCTCAGTGTCCTGGCGCTCGTGATCCCGCTGGCCTTCGCCGGCGCGATCAGCCCGGTCATGCTCACCGAGCAGACCGTGCTGCTGGCCGGGCGCAACGGCCGCCGCGTCGCGGCGAGCTACGCCCTCGGGGTCGCCACGACCTTGCTGGTGCTCCTGTCGCTCCTGGTCCTCTTCGGCAGGTCCATCGCGCTGCCGAAGGAGCCCAGCCTCAGCGCCTCGCTCGACATCGTCCTCGGCACCCTTCTCGTGCTCATCGCCGCCGTGCTCCGGTACCGCCGGCCGCGGTCCCCGAAGCCCGAGAAGTCGCGGGAGCGCGGCGGGCTCAGCCCGAGCCGAGCGCTGGGCTTCGGCGTGTTCTCGATGGCGACGAACTTCACGACGCTGGCGGTCATGGTCCCCATCGCCAAGGAGATCGCCGCCAGCCACCTCGACGTGCTCGCCCGTCTGATCGTGCTCGCCGTCGTGGTCGTCGTGGCGGCGGTGCCGGCCTGGCTGCCGCTCGCGATGACCCTGGTGGCGCCCGGTCCCACCCGTCGCGGTCTGCAGGCGCTGGGCGACTTCATCGACACCCGCGGTCGGTTGGTCACGGTGCTGCTCCTGGCCGCGGTAGGCCTCTTCCTGGTGGTCCGCGGCATCGTGCGCATGGTCGGTCTCTGA
- a CDS encoding SDR family oxidoreductase: MSTPTTPLSVLVTGGSGFLGSSVVRGLAEAGHRVTSADLRLPAAPVPGVDHVVLDVTDGAGVLAGVKEASPDVVVHLASIVTPGKDSSRERERAVDVDGARHVLDACLAAGVRRVVVSSSGAAYGYHPDNGAAHGGWLTEDDPVRGNVEFAYSDHKRQVEEMLADLRETHPELEQVVLRIGTILGERVDNQITALFEKRRLLKIRGSDSPFVFIWDTDVVAIIERAVTGPVTGIFNVAGDGALSIDEIAARLGRPVLAVPEPLIRAALTVGRRLGLTAYGPEQTRFLRYRPVLANGRLKEVFGYVPSRTSAEAFEAWRMRRSG; encoded by the coding sequence ATGAGCACCCCGACCACTCCCCTCTCGGTGCTGGTCACCGGCGGCAGCGGCTTCCTCGGCTCCTCGGTCGTGCGCGGCCTGGCCGAGGCCGGGCACCGGGTCACCAGCGCCGACCTGCGGCTGCCCGCCGCCCCGGTCCCCGGCGTCGACCACGTGGTCCTCGACGTGACCGACGGCGCCGGGGTGCTCGCCGGTGTCAAGGAGGCCTCCCCCGACGTCGTGGTGCACCTCGCCTCGATCGTGACCCCGGGCAAGGACTCCTCGCGCGAGCGGGAGCGGGCCGTGGACGTCGACGGCGCGCGCCACGTGCTCGACGCCTGCCTCGCCGCGGGGGTACGCCGCGTCGTGGTCTCCTCCAGCGGCGCGGCGTACGGCTACCACCCCGACAACGGCGCGGCCCACGGCGGCTGGCTCACCGAGGACGACCCGGTGCGCGGCAACGTGGAGTTCGCCTACAGCGACCACAAGCGCCAGGTCGAGGAGATGCTCGCCGACCTGCGCGAGACCCACCCCGAGCTCGAGCAGGTGGTGCTGCGCATCGGCACGATCCTCGGCGAGCGCGTCGACAACCAGATCACCGCGCTCTTCGAGAAGCGCCGGCTGCTGAAGATCCGCGGCTCGGACTCGCCCTTCGTGTTCATCTGGGACACCGACGTCGTGGCGATCATCGAGCGCGCCGTCACCGGCCCGGTCACCGGCATCTTCAACGTCGCCGGCGACGGGGCGCTGAGCATCGACGAGATCGCCGCGCGGCTCGGGCGCCCGGTGCTGGCCGTGCCCGAGCCGCTGATCCGCGCCGCCCTCACCGTCGGGCGCCGCCTCGGGCTCACGGCGTACGGCCCGGAGCAGACGCGGTTCCTGCGCTACCGCCCGGTGCTGGCCAACGGCCGCCTCAAGGAGGTCTTCGGCTACGTCCCCTCGCGCACCTCGGCCGAGGCGTTCGAGGCGTGGCGGATGCGTCGATCGGGCTGA
- a CDS encoding C40 family peptidase, translated as MHSTTPTTGPTTAEPRRMTGPLRHAVRLAARVVGAGALAVTLLGVAPTPPAEAASGVTLQAVAPAASKKPAARKKQERRIGKAISVARNQIGDRYRYGATGPDAFDCSGLTSYAFRKAGIKGIPRTSSAQAGWAKRISRSKMRRGDLVFFHNGGRVYHVGIFTGVKDGKRRIIHAPSTGKRVQAAKIWTDSWFAGTARR; from the coding sequence ATGCACTCGACCACCCCCACCACCGGTCCCACCACCGCGGAACCCCGCCGCATGACCGGCCCGCTGCGCCACGCCGTACGACTCGCGGCCCGCGTCGTCGGCGCCGGCGCCCTCGCCGTCACCCTGCTCGGGGTCGCGCCGACCCCGCCCGCCGAGGCCGCCTCCGGCGTGACCCTGCAGGCTGTGGCGCCCGCCGCCAGCAAGAAGCCCGCCGCGCGCAAGAAGCAGGAGCGTCGCATCGGCAAGGCGATCTCCGTCGCGCGCAACCAGATCGGCGACCGCTACCGCTACGGCGCCACCGGGCCCGACGCCTTCGACTGCTCCGGGCTGACCAGCTATGCCTTCCGCAAGGCGGGCATCAAGGGGATCCCGCGGACCTCCTCGGCGCAGGCCGGCTGGGCCAAGCGGATCTCGCGCTCGAAGATGCGCCGCGGCGACCTGGTCTTCTTCCACAACGGCGGCCGCGTCTACCACGTCGGCATCTTCACCGGCGTCAAGGACGGCAAGCGCCGCATCATCCACGCGCCGTCGACCGGCAAGCGCGTGCAGGCGGCGAAGATCTGGACCGACTCCTGGTTCGCGGGCACCGCGCGCCGCTGA
- a CDS encoding oxygenase MpaB family protein, which yields MAGPTETSGGIRIRGTRFGGVARTHWRRTNDAMDPETQYVEIYRNVAMQEFPWDMNQALSFALFRTYAVPGIGRLLDRTGEFTGNTQKRYDDTALLLEVPFGRGFEDPEARAAIRRINQMHRSYDIPDHEMRYVLSTFVVVPKRWLDDYGKRPLSDVELRASVNYYRELGRHLAIPDIPDSYDGFARLMDTYEAEHFAFDEGGRRVADATLALLLTFHPSVASRAVEVFSRSLMDQPLREAFGYDAPAPRVEALSRGLLRARGVLLRAFPVRRDPKRIADLPWIRSYPDGFRVADLGTFPAQTPTPGCPVPH from the coding sequence ATGGCTGGCCCGACCGAGACGAGCGGCGGCATCCGGATCCGCGGCACCCGCTTCGGCGGCGTCGCGCGCACGCACTGGCGCCGTACCAACGACGCGATGGACCCCGAGACGCAGTACGTCGAGATCTATCGCAACGTCGCGATGCAGGAGTTCCCCTGGGACATGAACCAGGCGCTGAGCTTCGCGCTGTTCCGCACCTACGCGGTGCCCGGGATCGGCCGGCTGCTCGACCGCACCGGGGAGTTCACGGGCAACACCCAGAAGCGCTACGACGACACGGCGCTGCTGCTCGAGGTGCCGTTCGGCCGCGGCTTCGAGGACCCCGAGGCGCGCGCGGCGATCCGGCGGATCAACCAGATGCACCGCTCCTACGACATCCCCGACCACGAGATGCGCTACGTGCTCAGCACCTTCGTGGTGGTCCCGAAGCGCTGGCTCGACGACTACGGCAAGCGGCCGCTGAGCGACGTGGAGCTGCGCGCGTCGGTGAACTACTACCGCGAGCTCGGCCGGCACCTGGCGATCCCCGACATCCCGGACAGCTACGACGGGTTCGCGCGCCTGATGGACACCTACGAGGCCGAGCACTTCGCCTTCGACGAGGGCGGGCGCCGCGTCGCCGACGCCACGCTCGCGCTGCTGCTCACCTTCCACCCCTCGGTCGCCTCCCGGGCGGTCGAGGTGTTCAGCCGCTCGCTGATGGACCAGCCGCTGCGCGAGGCGTTCGGCTACGACGCCCCCGCGCCCCGGGTCGAGGCGCTCTCGCGCGGCCTGCTGCGCGCCCGCGGCGTACTCCTGCGGGCGTTCCCGGTGCGCCGCGACCCCAAGCGGATCGCCGACCTGCCCTGGATCCGCAGCTACCCCGACGGCTTCCGCGTCGCCGACCTCGGCACCTTCCCCGCCCAGACCCCCACCCCAGGCTGCCCCGTCCCGCACTGA
- a CDS encoding flavin-containing monooxygenase — protein sequence MEQTYAVIGAGPSGLAGARNLQRQGLAWEGYELGPGVGGLWDIDAPRSTVYESAHLISSKRTTEFREFPMRAEVADYPSHRELLAYFRDFADHFDLTRGFRFHTEVTAVTPHPDGGLVVTSTGPEGEREVHHAGVLVANGTLSEPNVPTLPGSFDGELLHTSAYKRAQVFAGKRVLVIGAGNSGCDIAVDAVHHAASVDLSVRRGYHFVPKYVLGRPSDTLNQGRPLPPRLKQAIDSRLLKLFTGDPVRFGLPRPDHKIYESHPVVNSLVLHHLGHGDITVRPDVARLDGDGVCFKDGSRAAYDLVVLATGYRLHYPFLDPALLRWAGPGTAPDLYLNIFSPAHPDLFVLGMIEASGIGWQGRYEQAELVAAYLRARREDPAAAAALDARAAGPRPDLSGGYRYLGLERMAYYVNKDAYRSAVRAETESLVESWGARA from the coding sequence GTGGAGCAGACCTACGCCGTGATCGGCGCCGGACCCAGCGGCCTGGCCGGCGCGCGCAACCTGCAGCGCCAGGGGCTGGCGTGGGAGGGCTACGAGCTCGGCCCGGGCGTCGGCGGGCTGTGGGACATCGACGCCCCGCGCAGCACGGTCTATGAGTCCGCGCACCTGATCTCCTCCAAGCGCACCACCGAGTTCCGCGAGTTCCCGATGCGCGCCGAGGTGGCCGACTACCCCTCGCACCGCGAGCTGCTCGCCTACTTCCGCGACTTCGCCGACCACTTCGACCTCACCCGCGGCTTCCGCTTCCACACCGAGGTCACCGCCGTCACCCCGCACCCCGACGGCGGCCTGGTGGTCACCAGCACCGGCCCCGAGGGCGAGCGGGAGGTCCACCACGCCGGCGTGCTGGTCGCCAACGGCACCCTCAGCGAGCCGAACGTCCCGACCCTGCCCGGCAGCTTCGACGGCGAGCTGCTGCACACCAGCGCCTACAAGCGCGCCCAGGTCTTCGCCGGCAAGCGGGTGCTGGTGATCGGCGCCGGCAACTCCGGCTGCGACATCGCCGTGGACGCGGTGCACCACGCCGCCTCAGTCGACCTCTCGGTGCGCCGCGGCTACCACTTCGTCCCGAAGTACGTCCTGGGCCGCCCCTCCGACACCCTCAACCAGGGCCGCCCGCTGCCGCCGCGGCTCAAGCAGGCGATCGACTCCCGGCTGCTCAAGCTGTTCACCGGCGACCCGGTGCGCTTCGGGCTCCCTCGCCCCGACCACAAGATCTATGAGTCGCACCCGGTGGTGAACTCCCTGGTGCTGCACCACCTCGGCCACGGCGACATCACCGTGCGCCCCGACGTGGCGCGCCTCGACGGCGACGGGGTGTGCTTCAAGGACGGCTCGCGCGCGGCGTACGACCTGGTGGTGCTGGCGACCGGCTACCGGCTGCACTACCCGTTCCTGGACCCCGCGCTGCTGCGCTGGGCCGGGCCCGGCACCGCGCCGGACCTCTACCTCAACATCTTCTCCCCCGCCCACCCCGACCTGTTCGTGCTCGGCATGATCGAGGCCTCCGGCATCGGCTGGCAGGGCCGCTACGAGCAGGCCGAGCTGGTCGCGGCGTACCTGAGGGCGCGCCGCGAGGACCCGGCGGCCGCGGCGGCGCTCGACGCCCGGGCCGCCGGCCCGCGCCCCGACCTGTCCGGCGGCTACCGCTACCTCGGGCTGGAGCGGATGGCCTACTACGTCAACAAGGACGCCTACCGCTCCGCGGTGCGCGCCGAGACCGAGTCGCTGGTCGAGTCATGGGGAGCGCGCGCATGA
- the ligD gene encoding non-homologous end-joining DNA ligase yields MRPMLATKTDRVPTGDAWSHEVKWDGVRILADLGSGADGPRLTSRNDNDVTIAWPDVVGNGPEAGRDLLVDGEIIALNEQGLPDFRVLQDRMHVRRATSAARLATSIPATFMVFDLLRLDGRELVDEPLERRRELLAGLAEAGDLGSWQAPASYDDGAMLHEATLAQGLEGVVSKRRDSRYVFGQRSPHWRKLAHRHRHSYVVGGWRPQEGTSDRLAALLVGEPSEEGLLYRGRVGSGIGAKVGRQLAELLAGHARTDSPFDDEVPRIDARGTVWVDPVLVVDVDTHHTSRAQRLRQPSYQGVRSDLSPEDL; encoded by the coding sequence ATGCGCCCGATGCTCGCCACGAAGACCGACCGGGTCCCGACCGGGGACGCATGGTCGCACGAGGTGAAGTGGGACGGGGTGCGAATCCTGGCCGATCTCGGGAGTGGTGCGGACGGGCCGCGGCTGACCAGCCGCAACGACAACGACGTCACCATCGCCTGGCCCGACGTCGTGGGCAACGGTCCGGAGGCGGGGCGGGACCTGCTCGTGGACGGCGAGATCATCGCCCTCAACGAGCAGGGGCTGCCGGACTTCCGGGTGCTCCAGGACCGCATGCACGTGCGCCGCGCGACCAGCGCCGCGCGCTTGGCCACCAGCATCCCGGCGACCTTCATGGTCTTCGACCTGCTCCGCCTCGACGGCCGCGAGCTCGTCGACGAGCCGCTCGAGCGGCGCCGCGAGCTGCTCGCCGGGCTCGCCGAGGCGGGCGACCTCGGCTCCTGGCAGGCGCCCGCGTCGTACGACGACGGCGCGATGCTCCACGAGGCGACGCTCGCCCAGGGCCTCGAGGGCGTGGTGAGCAAGCGCCGCGACTCCCGCTACGTCTTCGGCCAGCGCAGCCCGCACTGGCGCAAGCTGGCTCACCGCCACCGGCACTCCTACGTGGTCGGCGGCTGGCGCCCGCAGGAGGGCACCAGCGACCGGCTCGCCGCGCTCCTGGTGGGGGAGCCGAGCGAGGAGGGGCTGCTCTATCGGGGCCGGGTCGGCAGCGGCATCGGGGCCAAGGTGGGCCGCCAGCTCGCCGAGTTGCTCGCCGGGCACGCCCGCACCGACAGCCCCTTCGACGACGAGGTGCCGCGCATCGACGCCCGCGGCACCGTCTGGGTCGACCCGGTGCTCGTCGTCGACGTCGACACCCACCACACCTCGCGTGCCCAGCGGCTGCGCCAGCCGTCGTACCAAGGGGTGCGCAGTGACCTGTCCCCGGAGGACCTGTGA
- a CDS encoding spermidine synthase, with translation MDTGTLEIVPTERAGSFVLRLDGHEQSHVDLEDPTRLAFDYVRRIGDVLDACAPAGEPVRVVHVGGAAMTLPRYVAATRPRSAQIVLEPAVHVTERVRAELPLPARSGIKVRPVDGRTGLAALRPESADVIVVDAYAEGRVPGDLVTREAAAVAAEVLGAQGLLLLNLADRAPFAWTRRVVAAVRESLPRLMLSAEPATLRGRRGGNLLLVASRGPVPLEELARRAASSPAPYRVLDAGQVSDSFGGGRPFTDADAEPSPVP, from the coding sequence GTGGACACCGGGACTCTCGAGATCGTGCCGACCGAGCGGGCGGGGTCGTTCGTGCTGCGCCTCGACGGGCACGAGCAGTCCCACGTCGACCTCGAGGACCCGACCCGGCTGGCCTTCGACTACGTACGACGCATCGGCGACGTGCTCGACGCGTGCGCGCCGGCGGGTGAGCCGGTGCGGGTGGTGCACGTGGGCGGGGCGGCGATGACGCTGCCGCGCTACGTGGCGGCGACCCGGCCGCGGTCGGCGCAGATCGTGCTCGAGCCGGCCGTGCACGTGACCGAGCGGGTGCGCGCGGAGCTGCCGCTGCCGGCGCGCAGCGGGATCAAGGTGCGCCCGGTGGACGGCCGCACGGGCCTGGCGGCGCTGCGCCCGGAGAGCGCCGACGTCATCGTCGTCGACGCGTACGCCGAGGGGCGCGTGCCGGGTGACCTGGTCACCCGCGAGGCCGCGGCGGTGGCGGCGGAGGTGCTCGGCGCGCAGGGCCTGCTGCTGCTCAACCTCGCCGACCGGGCGCCGTTCGCGTGGACCCGGCGGGTGGTGGCGGCGGTGCGCGAGAGCCTGCCGCGGCTGATGCTGAGCGCCGAGCCGGCGACGCTGCGGGGCCGGCGCGGGGGCAACCTGCTGCTCGTCGCCTCGCGCGGGCCGGTGCCGCTGGAGGAGCTGGCCCGACGCGCGGCGAGCTCGCCGGCGCCGTACCGCGTGCTGGACGCGGGGCAGGTGAGCGACTCCTTCGGCGGCGGCCGGCCGTTCACCGACGCCGACGCGGAGCCCTCACCCGTCCCCTGA